GCGGCATTCTCCAGGTTGCCTCCAGCACTCATGTCCGTCAGCAGGCGCGCCGCACCCTTGTAGGCGCTGACGCCCACATCCTCGAAGATGAACGCGCCGTGCAGGAAGAAGAGGTCATTGGCAAACGGATTAAAGCCTGTGATGGCCCCCTTGGACGCGGCGTTCCCCGCGGCCGCGAAGGCAGGGCCCAGATCCAGCGTGGGCTGCGTGACGGCGGCGGCGCCGAGCACCTTGCGGATCACGCGCACATGCGCCATTTCGTCATTGGCAACCTCGCTGGCATAGGAACGCACGTCCGCAGAGCTGAACTTGACGCCATCCCCGTTCATGCCCGTGAAGCCGGCCGGCAGGATGACCTTACTGCTGTCACCGCCCACGGCGTCGAGTTCCTGCAGGCGCCCGACGGCGGCCAGGTAGAACGCGGCCTCGAGGTATTCAAGGTTGAGCGCGAAGTTGAAGATGGTGGCGTCCAGGTTGGGCTGGGCCTGCCCCATTCCCATGGCGGGCGCACAGCCAGCCAGCACGGTGGTGGCGCTGACGGCACCTGCGGTTCCGAGGAACGTCCTGCGATTGATGTTGCTGCTCATGGTGGGGCTCCTGTGTGGGCACGTGGGAACAAACGGATGGCCCATCGAGAACTCGATTTCCGGTTGCCTGCAACATAAGCGGGCCCAGGGTGGGCCGCGCCCAGGGATGCCTCATGGAAGAGGGGTGGTGTCCCGCGGCTCAGCGCGGATCGGGCGACCGGCCGTACCGGCGGCGGTACCGCGTGTTCAGGGCCTGGATCTCCTCGGCCCGGACGGCCGCCGCCGGGTCATGGATGATCCGGCCGCCGCGTGTGGTGGCCCCGACGACCAGGGCGGCGGCGACCAGCACGAGGTTCTTGATGATGTACTGCCCTTCGAGCGTCGGTACCAGCGGAATGGCCTTGAAGGTCTCGTGCGGGAAGAACACCAGTGGCAGGAAGGTGCCGGCCATCTGCGCGAAGAGCAGCAGGAGCGTGACGCGCAGGAAGCGCCCGGTCAGCAGACCCAGGCCGATCGCGACCTCCCAGGTGGCCAGCACCGGGAGGCTCACGCTGGACGGCACGTGCCCGAAGGTGAGTCGGGAGATGGTGTTGGTGGCGAGTTCCTGTGCGACGCTCACGCCGGGGAAGAACTTCTGCGCGCCGAACCACACGAACACGAGGCCCAGCGCGAGGCGCAGCAGCAGAATGCCGTGCCGCGCCCACCAGCTGACCATCCGGAATTCCAGGGCGTCCACCCGCGAGGCGAGGGAAACAGGCTTCTGGGTGAAGGGGACGGTCAGGACGGGCTC
This region of Deinococcus metalli genomic DNA includes:
- a CDS encoding DoxX family membrane protein, whose amino-acid sequence is MHTTPHSKSPEPVLTVPFTQKPVSLASRVDALEFRMVSWWARHGILLLRLALGLVFVWFGAQKFFPGVSVAQELATNTISRLTFGHVPSSVSLPVLATWEVAIGLGLLTGRFLRVTLLLLFAQMAGTFLPLVFFPHETFKAIPLVPTLEGQYIIKNLVLVAAALVVGATTRGGRIIHDPAAAVRAEEIQALNTRYRRRYGRSPDPR
- a CDS encoding ferritin-like domain-containing protein produces the protein MSSNINRRTFLGTAGAVSATTVLAGCAPAMGMGQAQPNLDATIFNFALNLEYLEAAFYLAAVGRLQELDAVGGDSSKVILPAGFTGMNGDGVKFSSADVRSYASEVANDEMAHVRVIRKVLGAAAVTQPTLDLGPAFAAAGNAASKGAITGFNPFANDLFFLHGAFIFEDVGVSAYKGAARLLTDMSAGGNLENAAGILAVEAYHAGMIRTLLYQQRNTQVTPALKVSDVVQAISNLRDSVDGASDMDQGIVEGGASNIVLADSNAIAYSRTPRQVGNIVFLGVNATKGGFFPDGLSGDFSKILAL